GCAGGAGCGGGATGACGTTGGGGTTGTACTCCCCGTTGAGCCGGATGTCGAGGCCCCCGAGCTCGTTGTACCCGGCCGCGCCGGACTCGAGGCTCGAGTACCACAGCGCCGTCATACCGACATTGTTGTCGCCCTGCCCGATCGTCGCCGGGTCCGCGTTGCCTTCCGTCTTCAGCCAGTAGGACACGAGGACGGGCACGCCGGGCGTCACCGGCACGCGCTCGGAGATGGCGACCGCCTCGCTCGCCGTGGGGTCGAGTTGCTCGATCCGGAGGCTGTGGCCGCCGGTGTGGGCGTCCGCGTCCGTGACCGTGACGTCGAAGGCCTGGGTGTCGGGCCAGTCGCCGCCGCGCGGGAAGTTGTCCCAGTAGTAGTACCAGCCGCCCGAGACGTCGACGTTGGCGTTGAAGATGTCGCCGGGCCAGACGCCCTCGGTCCCCGTCCGGACGAAGAAGTCGTCGACGTACACCGTCCCCGTCGCGCTCGCGCCCTTGCGAACCGTGATCGTCGCGCTCGCCGCGGCGGCGGGAAACGTGATGGCGCCGAGATCGGACGTCGAAACCTCGACCCAGCCGCCCGTCGAGGCGGCGTCCTGCGGGAGGTCGAGGACGATGTCTTGGCCGAGGAGGTCGTTGCCGGCCGCGTCGCGGAACGAGTAGACGAGCTGGAACTTCGCGTCGTCGGAGGCCGGGGCCGTGTTCACGCCGTCGGCCCACACGAACGCGCCGAACTCGAGGTCGGCGTTCGCCGGGAAGGCCGGGACCCAGTTCCGGATCGCCTCATCCATGGTCCACGAGGCAGCGCCGGAGCCGGAGAGCTTGAGGCTGTAGCCCGCGGTCCGCGCCTGCTCGGCACTCCAGGTGGCCCCGGCGCCGGACGGCTGGAAGTAGGACGGAGCGGCGGCCTCGAAGCCGCCATCGCTGAGCTTGTTCTGTGCCGCGAGGCGGGCGGTCTGGGCCTGGGCCGAGGGGAGGCTCCACGCCAGAAGGGCGAGGGCAGCCGCGGGGAGTAGCAGTCGATGCATGGGAGTGGGGAGGATGGGAAGCGCTTCCAAGAGCGGACGCGCCGAGAACATGCGAGCGGTCCCGCTAGGAGGACTCGCGGACGACGAGCTGAGTCGGAATGAGCGTGGCGTCGGGAATCGAGGCGTCGGCCGTCTCCACGCCCTCGGCCAACACGCCGAGGGCCGCTTCGCCCAGCCGCTCCTTGTGGACGTGGACGGTGGTGAGGGGCGGGAAGGCGAGCGCTGCGCCCTCAACGTCGTCGAAGCCGACGACGGCGAGGTCTTCGGGCACGCGGAGTCCCCGGTCCCGGGCGGCGTCCAGGAGACCGAGGGCGAGGGCATCGTTGGCGCAGAACACGGCCGTCGGCCGGTCGGCGGGGTCGCGGTCGAGAAGCGCACTGCCGGCCCGGGCGCCCGTCGCGCGATCGGAGGGGCCGTCGTCCGTGACGAGGAGCCCATCCGGGATGGGACGGCCGGCGTCCCGCATCGCTTCGGCGAACGCGTCGCGGCGAGCGTTGGGGCTGGGGTGCGTGGGGTCGGCCCCGAGGAAGGCCACCCGTTGGTGGCCGCGCTCGACGACGTGCGCGGCCACGGCGAAGGCCCCGCCCCGGTTGTCGATCGAGACCTGCGGGGCGTCGTCCCACGCGAAGTCCGCGAGCACGTGGGGGATCGCTCGGTCGCGGAGCTGCTCGATGAGGGCCCCATCGACGCCGCCGGCGACGACGACGCCGTCGACGGAGTGCTCGGTGAGAAAGCGCGGGGCGTGCTCGCCGGGAACGTACGGGTCGGGCACGGTCGAGAGCAGGACGTAGAGCCCGCGCCGCCGCGCCTCGAACTCGGCGCCGAGGAAGACGCGGGTGTAGAACGGCTCGCTCTGGCGGAAGTGGTCCTCCCGGAGGACGAACCCCACGTTGCCGGTCCGCCGCGCCGCCAGCCCCCGCGCGCTGCGCGACGGCGCGTAGCCGAGGCGGTCGGCCGCGGCCTGGACGCGCTGGCGGGTCGCCTCGGCGACGGGCCCCTTCCCGTTCATGACGAGGGAGACCGTCGAGATCGACACGTGGGACGCCTCGGCGACGTCGGAGATGGTGGGGCGAGCGGCCATGGGGGCGAGTCGAAGCGCTTTGATCGAAGCGCTTCGAGGATAGTGATTACCTTCGCCTTGCGCAAGGGCCTGAGTGCGTGACCGGCCGCATTCGGCATGATGGAAGCCCTACCGGCCCGGAGCGCCTCCCGGCCTTTCTCTGTCCGCCTCGATGGCGAGCTCGACCGGCGGCGTCGTCTTCGCGCAGACGGTCCCCCCTTTCCCCTGTCCGCCATGCCTGGTGCCCCCTGGTCGCCCCGTTCCACCGGTCTCGTTGCGAGCTGCTTCCTGGGGCTGCTCTTCTGGTGGGGACCCGCGACTCACGCGCAGACGCTCCAGGCCGACTCGCTCGCGGTGGCGTTCGGCCTGGGCCGTGGGCAGGTCGAGGTGGGCGGGGTCTACGCGGGCGCCGAGTTCCACGACAGCCGGCCGGTCCCGGCCCGGATCAGCTTCTACGCGCCAGTCGCCAACAGCCTCGACCTGAGCACCGACTACTGGACCCGCGGCGACTCCCGACCGCTGACGCTCGTCGTCCGCGTCGACGGCCGGGCGGACTCGCTGGGGGCGACGCCCTGGGCCTACCGCTGGACGCCGTACGCCGTCACGTTCCACGAGCGGACGGCGGACTACGACAGCCGGCTGGCCTACCGGTTCGCCGACGACCTGCCCGGCGTGGTGATGCAGCTGATGCTGGTGAACCGCACCGGCCGCCGCGCCTCGTTCGAGGTCGATGCCCGCCTCACGACGACGCTCCGGACCTCGCACACTTACGCGACGCGAGCCCCCCACCGGACCGCGTTCGTGGACGACGGCGCGACCTTCCTCGCCTCGTTCGACGCCGCCGACACGGACTCCGTGGCCCTGTTCGTCGCTAACGTGGGGGCAACCCCGGACGCGACGGGCCGGCCGGCCGATGCGACGGCGGCGTTCACGTACGCGGCCTACCTCGCGCCGGGCGACTCACTCGTCGTCACCCAGATCATCGGGACGAGCCGTCAGCGGGAGAGCGCCGCGGTGCGGCGGCGGGCCGTGGCGACGTGGGCGGATGCAGTGGAGGCCACCGAGGACGGCATCCGGCGGTACGTCCGGGATCAGGGTCGCTTCGACGGGCTGGACCCGGCGCTCCGCGAAACCGACCGGCTGGCCCGCGCCCTCCTCCGCGCCGACCGCCACCACCTCGATGGGCAGGTGGTGCCGATGCCGAGCCCGGCGGAGTACAACTTCTTCTTTACCCACGACCTCCTGCTGACCGACCTCGGGGCGGTCCACTTCGACCCCGCCCGCGTCCGCGACGACCTCCGGTACGTCCAGTCGCTCGTCCGCGCCGACTCGGTGCTGCCGCACGCACGCTACTGGAAGGACAGCACGTACGTCGTCGAGTCCGCCAACGCCGACAACTGGAACCACCTCTGGGCGGTGATCCTGTCGGCGTCGTACCTCAAGCACAGCGGCGATACGGAGACCGTCGACGCGCTCTACCCGACGCTCCAGAAGAGCCTGGCGCTGATGCTCGGCAACGAGCGCGACGGGCTGATGGTCGCCGAGCGGCCGGACTGGTGGGACATCGGCCACGTGCCCGGTCCGCGCGCCTACCTGACGGCGCTCACGATCCGCGCGCTCGACGCCTACGCGTACCTCACCCTCGAGCTGGGCCGGGCCGACGCGGCACTCGCCGACCACGCTCGGCGGGCCGCCCAGATGCGTCGCGCGCTCGTGGACGACCTCTGGGACGACGAGGCGGGCTACCTCCTCAACGGCCTGGACGCGACGCGCACGGACCGTCACTACTACACCGGCTCTCTGGTGGCGGCGTGGTTCGACCTGCTCGACCCCGACCGCCGCGACACGCTCCTCGACACGGCCCGCCGCGAGCTGCTGGACGAGCACGTCGGCATGCGCAACGCGATGCCGATGGACTACCACCTCCTGACCGACGTCTATCGGTTCCAGGAAGGCGAGGTCGGGACACCCGGGCGGTACATGAACGGAGGCGTCTGGCCGCAGGGGAACGCGTGGTACGCCCTCGGCCTGATCGCCGCCGGGCGGGTGGACGAGGCGCGCGACGCGCTCACGCGCTACCTCAGCGTCGCTGGGGTGGAGGACAGCCCGAACGGCCAGCCCGCCTTCTACGAGTACCGCAACGCCGACTCGACCTCGGCCGCCTACGGGGCCGTCGACAAGCCGACGTTCCTATGGGCGGGAGGCTGGTTCCTCCACGTGCTGTACCACCTCGCCGGGGTGCGCGAGACGCCTTGGACCGTGTCTTTCAGTCCCCTCCTGCCGGAGGGGTTCGAGGCGGTCGCCTACGACCTCGCGGTGGAGGGCGGGACGGCCCGGGTGTCGTGGTCGGGCACCGGGACGGCGTTCCGACGAATCGTGGTGAACGGCGCCGAGACGGCGTCGGCGGTGCTGACCGGTCCGGCCTCGCGCATCGAGTTGGTCCGCGGCGTGCCCGAGGCGCCGTACCTCGCCTCGGCGACGGCCCTGGTGGACGACGTGTCGCGCTCGGCCGACGGGCTGGTCGTTCAGATCCGCGGAGTCGTAGGGCAGGAGGTCGCGCTGGAAATCGTCTCGCCGAGGGCTCTCTCGACGGTGCGCGTGGACGGGCGCGCGGTGCCTCCGGCGTCCGTCACGACGACGACGATGGGCGAGACGACGACAGTCCGGCTGGCCTGGACACTGGAGCGGGCCGAGGCGACGGTTACGATCACGCCCTGACCCGTCGTGGAGTCCGGATTGGCCGGTGCGAAGCTCAGGCCGCCCGCCTCGGTGCTGGGGCAGGGCGAGCCGGCCCAGAGGTACCAATCGCGCCCGTCGAAGGGGTCCTCTCGAAGCGGGAGCGGGAAGGCGCGCGGGGCGTCGACCGCCGCCTGGATCGTCGTGTGGTCGCCGGCCCCGTCCCGGGCGACGAGGCCGTAGGCCGAGAGGCCGGGTTGGGCGGCCCCACCGGAAGCGACGACCGCCAGCGCGATGAGGACGCCGCGAGCGAGGGCCCGACTCGGAAGCGCTTGCATTCGACGAGGCGGGGCGTACTATCTTGGCAACGTAACCGGTAAAGTGCAATGGCCGCCCCCCGCGCCCTCCAAGTCCACCCCGACGACAACGTGGCCGTCGCCGTCGAGCCCCTCGCGGCGGGGACGACCGTATCCGTCGGCACCGTCGAGGTCACGCTCCGCGACGACGTCCCGAAGGGGCACAAGGTCGCCCTCCGCGACCTCGCCCCCGGCGCGCCCGTGGTCAAGTACGGGGCCCGACTCGGCGACACCACCGAGGCGGTCGCGGCCGGCGCGTGGGTCCACTCCCACAACCTGAGGACGGCACTCGGCGACCTCCACGAGTACGCCTACGAGCCGACAGACCGCCCTGCGCCGGACGTCCCCGACGCGGCGCCGACGTTCCTCGGCTACCGCCGGCCCGACGGCCGCGTTGGGACGCGGAACGAGATCTGGGTCATCAACACGGTCGCCTGCGTCAACCGTGCGGCCGAGCGAATCGCGCGGACGGCGAACGCCCGCTTCGAGGGCCGCGTCGACGGCGTCCACTCGTTCCAGCACCCGTACGGCTGCAGCCAGCTCGGCGACGACCTGGACTACACGCAGCGCGTGCTCGCTGGCCTCATCCGCCACCCGAACGCGGGCGGCGTGCTCGTCATCGGCCTCGGGTGCGAGAACAACCGCCTCGACGCGCTCCTCGAACAGGCCGGCGACGTGGACCGCTCGCGCATCCGCTATTTCACATCGCAACTCGTCGGCGACGAGGTCGAGGAGGGGCTGGAGATGGTGGAGGAGTTGGTCGGCATCGTCGAGACCGACGAGCGGACCGCGTGCCCGGTCTCCGACCTCGTGCTCGGCGTCAAGTGCGGGGGGTCGGACGCGTTCTCGGGCATCACGGCGAACCCGCTCGTCGGCCGCGTCTCGGACCGGCTGACGGCGCTCGGCGGGACGGTCCTCCAGACCGAGGTGCCCGAGATGTTCGGGGCCGAGCAGCAGATCATGAACCGGGCGGCGACCCGCGAGGTGTTCGAGCAGACGGTCGACCTCATCAACCGGTTCAAGCAGTACTTCATCGACCATGACCAGCCGATCTACGAGAACCCCTCGCCGGGCAACAAGGACGGCGGGCTGACGACGCTCGAGGAGAAGTCGCTCGGGGCCACGCAGAAGGGCGGGACGGCGACGGTCACGGCCGTCCTCGACTACGGCGAGCCGACGGTCGAGGCCGGCCTTAACCTTATCTACGCGCCCGGCAACGACGGCGTCTCGGTCACGGCCGAGGTCGTGGCCGGCGCGACGGTCGTCGTGTTCACGACGGGCCGCGGCACGCCGCTCGGCTTCCCCGTCCCCACGCTCAAGGTCTCGACCAACTCCGACATCGCCGCGCGCAAGCCGCACTGGATCGACTTCGATGCCGGACGGCTCCTGGACGGCTCCGCCTCGATGGACCAGCTCACCGACGACCTCTTCGACACGATCCGCCAGACGGCCAGTGGCGAGCGCCGCGCGCGCAACGAGGAGAACGACTACCGCGAGATCGCCATCTGGAAGGACGGCGTGACGCTCTAGCCCATGACGCGACCCCGACTCCGGCTCGCCTCCGTTTGGAAGCGCTTCTCGCTCGTGCTAGCCGTCGCGCTGGCCGGCTGTGCGGAGGAGAGCGACGTCCGGGTCATCCGCCTCGGCCACGCGCTCGACACG
This sequence is a window from Rubrivirga marina. Protein-coding genes within it:
- a CDS encoding LacI family DNA-binding transcriptional regulator; the encoded protein is MAARPTISDVAEASHVSISTVSLVMNGKGPVAEATRQRVQAAADRLGYAPSRSARGLAARRTGNVGFVLREDHFRQSEPFYTRVFLGAEFEARRRGLYVLLSTVPDPYVPGEHAPRFLTEHSVDGVVVAGGVDGALIEQLRDRAIPHVLADFAWDDAPQVSIDNRGGAFAVAAHVVERGHQRVAFLGADPTHPSPNARRDAFAEAMRDAGRPIPDGLLVTDDGPSDRATGARAGSALLDRDPADRPTAVFCANDALALGLLDAARDRGLRVPEDLAVVGFDDVEGAALAFPPLTTVHVHKERLGEAALGVLAEGVETADASIPDATLIPTQLVVRESS
- a CDS encoding MGH1-like glycoside hydrolase domain-containing protein: MPGAPWSPRSTGLVASCFLGLLFWWGPATHAQTLQADSLAVAFGLGRGQVEVGGVYAGAEFHDSRPVPARISFYAPVANSLDLSTDYWTRGDSRPLTLVVRVDGRADSLGATPWAYRWTPYAVTFHERTADYDSRLAYRFADDLPGVVMQLMLVNRTGRRASFEVDARLTTTLRTSHTYATRAPHRTAFVDDGATFLASFDAADTDSVALFVANVGATPDATGRPADATAAFTYAAYLAPGDSLVVTQIIGTSRQRESAAVRRRAVATWADAVEATEDGIRRYVRDQGRFDGLDPALRETDRLARALLRADRHHLDGQVVPMPSPAEYNFFFTHDLLLTDLGAVHFDPARVRDDLRYVQSLVRADSVLPHARYWKDSTYVVESANADNWNHLWAVILSASYLKHSGDTETVDALYPTLQKSLALMLGNERDGLMVAERPDWWDIGHVPGPRAYLTALTIRALDAYAYLTLELGRADAALADHARRAAQMRRALVDDLWDDEAGYLLNGLDATRTDRHYYTGSLVAAWFDLLDPDRRDTLLDTARRELLDEHVGMRNAMPMDYHLLTDVYRFQEGEVGTPGRYMNGGVWPQGNAWYALGLIAAGRVDEARDALTRYLSVAGVEDSPNGQPAFYEYRNADSTSAAYGAVDKPTFLWAGGWFLHVLYHLAGVRETPWTVSFSPLLPEGFEAVAYDLAVEGGTARVSWSGTGTAFRRIVVNGAETASAVLTGPASRIELVRGVPEAPYLASATALVDDVSRSADGLVVQIRGVVGQEVALEIVSPRALSTVRVDGRAVPPASVTTTTMGETTTVRLAWTLERAEATVTITP
- a CDS encoding UxaA family hydrolase, yielding MAAPRALQVHPDDNVAVAVEPLAAGTTVSVGTVEVTLRDDVPKGHKVALRDLAPGAPVVKYGARLGDTTEAVAAGAWVHSHNLRTALGDLHEYAYEPTDRPAPDVPDAAPTFLGYRRPDGRVGTRNEIWVINTVACVNRAAERIARTANARFEGRVDGVHSFQHPYGCSQLGDDLDYTQRVLAGLIRHPNAGGVLVIGLGCENNRLDALLEQAGDVDRSRIRYFTSQLVGDEVEEGLEMVEELVGIVETDERTACPVSDLVLGVKCGGSDAFSGITANPLVGRVSDRLTALGGTVLQTEVPEMFGAEQQIMNRAATREVFEQTVDLINRFKQYFIDHDQPIYENPSPGNKDGGLTTLEEKSLGATQKGGTATVTAVLDYGEPTVEAGLNLIYAPGNDGVSVTAEVVAGATVVVFTTGRGTPLGFPVPTLKVSTNSDIAARKPHWIDFDAGRLLDGSASMDQLTDDLFDTIRQTASGERRARNEENDYREIAIWKDGVTL